The Halobaculum magnesiiphilum genome contains the following window.
GACACCGAACGGGTCGCCGTGACCGCCCGGGTGCCGGCCTACCAGAAGGAGGCGTGGGTCGCCGACGCCGAGCGCCTCGACATGTCCCAGTCGGAGTTCCTCCGGACCATGGTCCAGGCCGGCCGGCGCGACCTCGGGATCGCCGACGAGTTCGGTCCGCCGGCCGGAACCGACCCGCGATCGGTTCCGGATCACGAAGATCAGGCAACATCGGCCGGGAACGAGGAAGGAGCTTCTCCCCCCTCACACCCCAGGGGTGACGGCCTCGAAGACGACCTCCTCGGCGCCCTCTCGGACGCCGGAGTCATGTCGTTCGACGAACTCGTCGAGGCGGTCACCGGCGACATCGAGGAGCGCGTCGACGAGACGATGGGCGAACTCCAGTCGCGCGGGCTGGTTCGCTACAGCGGCCGCGACGGCGGGTACGTCCCGGTGGAGCGATGAGCGCCGCCGGCGGAACCGACGGCGGCGACGCGGACGACGATCCGATCGGCTACTTCCTCGAGGACATGGAGCTCCACGGGAAGAGTCGGCGGACGCGTGCGGAGTACGGCCGCGTTCTCAGGCGATTCGAGGGGTTTCTCGCGGACCCGACGCGCGGCCCCGGCGGCGGCGCAAGCGAACCGGAGGCGGCCTCACACCGCGACTGCATGGCGTTCGTCCACGAACTGCGCCGCGATCCGGACCTGACGGACTCGACGACGGCGACGTACGCCGCGTACCTCCACCGGTTTTTCGCGTACATGACGCAGGTCGGCGCGTTCGACGCGAACCCGATGGCGCTGGTGATGGAGGAACTCGACGAGCGGATCGACACCGACCCGACCCGACGGGAGATCTCCGTCCCCGGGATGCGGCGCTTCGTCGGCGACATCACACACCCGCTGGAGCGCGCGCTCGTCGTCACGCTGTTGAAGACGGGGATGCGCGTCGGCGAGCTGTGCAACCTGGACCTGCGCGACGTGTCCCTCTCACACGAGCTCGACGGCTACGATATCGGCGGTCGCGCACAGGTCGACGGGCGACCGAACTCCCTGTTCGTCGCCAGCGAGCCGTCCGTGGGCGAGGTGTACAACGGCGAGGAGCGGACCGCCTCGAACAAACGCAAGCGCGGCACGGTCGTCCCCGTCGACGACGAGCTCGCGGAAGCCCTCGTCCGGTGGCTCGCGGTCCGTCCGGACCCGGTGTCGCCGGCGGAGCCGCTGTTCGTCGGCACCGGCAGCGGGTGGGGCGAGCGCCTCACGCCCGAGCAGGTCGGCCGCGTCGTGCGATCGCACGCGACCGACGCCGGGTGGTACGAGACCGGCGCCGGGGCCACCGAGAACGTCACGCCGCACTACTTCCGGCACTTCTTCACCACACACCTCCGGGACCGGATCGGCGACCGCGGCGTCGTGAAGTACCTCCGCGGCGACGTGGCAGACGACATCATCGACACCTACACCCACAACTGGGGCGACAACGTCCGAGAGACGTACGAGCGCCACATCTACTCGCTGTTCGAGTAGCCGAACGGCACGCTCGGACCGTCCTCGCGGCCGAAGAGTCCTGCTTCTCTCCGCTGGTCTCGGAGGAGAGAGCGGTACCCTGTTAGAACTATACACTCGTGTACCGTGGAGACCGCGGTTCGAGACAGTCTGATAAACTGTATTTCGATATATAGAATTCATCCCCCGATCCCGGACCCGCGGTCGTGGGTCGGCCGGGGATACGAACCCTGAGGCGGGCGCTCGCGAGTGTTGCGGCCGGAACTGTCCGATGACGACATCCGGCGAAGAGGGAGGTGTCCGCTTCACGAACTGGCCCCCCGGGCACGTCGCGTTCAGCCGGCGGCCACGTCCGCGACGGCCGCCACGAGGACGGTGAAGAACGTCGCGACCAGCACTGCCTTCGTCGTCTCGACGGCCGAGCGCTCGCCCTCGAGCGGGAGCCCGTACAGAAGGACGATCAGCAGGGAGACGCCGACCGCGATGGCGACCGTCGAGAGGAACCGCAGGGGGAGCCCGGCCACGGTTCGCTCGGCCGAGGGGTCGCGGCGC
Protein-coding sequences here:
- a CDS encoding DUF5805 domain-containing protein, which translates into the protein MSDADADTERVAVTARVPAYQKEAWVADAERLDMSQSEFLRTMVQAGRRDLGIADEFGPPAGTDPRSVPDHEDQATSAGNEEGASPPSHPRGDGLEDDLLGALSDAGVMSFDELVEAVTGDIEERVDETMGELQSRGLVRYSGRDGGYVPVER
- a CDS encoding tyrosine-type recombinase/integrase, with amino-acid sequence MSAAGGTDGGDADDDPIGYFLEDMELHGKSRRTRAEYGRVLRRFEGFLADPTRGPGGGASEPEAASHRDCMAFVHELRRDPDLTDSTTATYAAYLHRFFAYMTQVGAFDANPMALVMEELDERIDTDPTRREISVPGMRRFVGDITHPLERALVVTLLKTGMRVGELCNLDLRDVSLSHELDGYDIGGRAQVDGRPNSLFVASEPSVGEVYNGEERTASNKRKRGTVVPVDDELAEALVRWLAVRPDPVSPAEPLFVGTGSGWGERLTPEQVGRVVRSHATDAGWYETGAGATENVTPHYFRHFFTTHLRDRIGDRGVVKYLRGDVADDIIDTYTHNWGDNVRETYERHIYSLFE